A single Meles meles chromosome 20, mMelMel3.1 paternal haplotype, whole genome shotgun sequence DNA region contains:
- the CRLF1 gene encoding cytokine receptor-like factor 1 isoform X1, protein MPAGRPGPAAQPARRPPPLLPLLLLCVLGAPRAGSGAHMAVISPQDPTLLIGSSLQATCSVHGDPPGTTAEGLYWTLNGRRLAPELSRVLNTSTLALALANLNGSRQQSGDNLVCHARDGSILAGSCLYVGLPPEKPFNISCWSKNMKDLTCRWTPGAHGETFLHTNYSLKYKLRWYGQDNTCEEYHTVGPHSCHIPKDLALFTPYEIWVEATNRLGSARSDVLTLDILDVVTTDPPPDVHVSRVGGLEDQLSVRWVSPPALKDFLFQAKYQIRYRVEDSVDWKVVDDVSNQTSCRLAGLKPGTVYFVQVRCNPFGIYGSKKAGIWSEWSHPTAASTPRSERPGPGGGACEPRGGEPSSGPVRRELKQFLGWLKKHAYCSNLSFRLYDQWRAWMQKTHKTRNQHRTRGSCPRADGARRELGFPSACRSCQISSRDWGHPPCCVETRGPHPDWGLTLYPRLRAPKHPRQELGWIF, encoded by the exons ACATGGCTGTCATCAGCCCCCAGGACCCCACGCTCCTCATCGGCTCCTCCCTGCAGGCCACATGCTCAGTGCATGGGGACCCGCCAGGCACCACCGCCGAGGGCCTCTACTGGACCCTCAACGGGCGCCGCCTAGCCCCCGAGCTCTCCCGTGTGCTCAACACGTCCACCCTGGCCCTCGCCCTGGCCAACCTCAACGGATCCAGGCAGCAGTCTGGCGACAACCTCGTGTGTCATGCTCGCGACGGCAGCATCCTGGCGGGCTCCTGCCTCTATGTTGGCT TGCCCCCAGAGAAACCCTTCAACATCAGCTGCTGGTCCAAGAACATGAAGGACCTGACATGCCGCTGGACGCCGGGGGCCCACGGGGAAACCTTCCTCCACACCAACTACTCCCTCAAGTACAAGCTGAG GTGGTACGGGCAGGACAACACGTGTGAGGAGTACCACACGGTGGGACCTCATTCCTGCCATATCCCCAAGGACCTGGCTCTCTTTACCCCCTATGAGATCTGGGTAGAGGCCACCAACCGGCTGGGCTCTGCTCGCTCCGATGTGCTCACACTGGATATCCTGGATGTGG TGACCACCGATCCCCCACCCGATGTGCACGTGAGCCGTGTCGGGGGCCTGGAGGACCAGCTGAGTGTGCGCTGGGTTTCCCCACCGGCCCTCAAGGACTTCCTCTTCCAAGCCAAGTACCAAATCCGCTACCGAGTGGAGGACAGCGTGGATTGGAAG GTGGTGGACGATGTCAGCAACCAGACCTCGTGCCGCCTGGCCGGCCTGAAGCCAGGCACAGTCTACTTCGTGCAGGTGCGTTGCAATCCCTTCGGGATCTACGGCTCCAAGAAGGCAGGGATCTGGAGTGAGTGGAGCCACCCCACGGCCGCCTCCACCCCTCGTAGTG agcgcccgggcccgggcggcGGGGCGTGCGAGCCGAGGGGCGGCGAGCCGAGCTCGGGGCCGGTGCGGCGCGAGCTCAAGCAGTTCCTGGGCTGGCTCAAGAAGCACGCCTACTGCTCGAACCTGAGCTTCCGCCTCTACGACCAGTGGCGAGCCTGGATGCAGAAGACACACAAGACCCGCAACCAG CACAGGACGAGGGGATCCTGCCCTCGGGCAGACGGGGCACGACGAGAG CTtggcttcccctctgcctgcaggtCCTGCCAGATAAGCTCTAGGGACTGGGGCCACCCTCCCTGCTGCGTGGAGACCCGGGGGCCGCACCCAGACTGGGGGCTAACTCTGTACCCTCGCCTCAGGGCACCCAAGCACCCTCGGCAGGAGCTGGGGTGGATATTCTGA
- the CRLF1 gene encoding cytokine receptor-like factor 1 isoform X2: MPAGRPGPAAQPARRPPPLLPLLLLCVLGAPRAGSGAHMAVISPQDPTLLIGSSLQATCSVHGDPPGTTAEGLYWTLNGRRLAPELSRVLNTSTLALALANLNGSRQQSGDNLVCHARDGSILAGSCLYVGLPPEKPFNISCWSKNMKDLTCRWTPGAHGETFLHTNYSLKYKLRWYGQDNTCEEYHTVGPHSCHIPKDLALFTPYEIWVEATNRLGSARSDVLTLDILDVVTTDPPPDVHVSRVGGLEDQLSVRWVSPPALKDFLFQAKYQIRYRVEDSVDWKVVDDVSNQTSCRLAGLKPGTVYFVQVRCNPFGIYGSKKAGIWSEWSHPTAASTPRSERPGPGGGACEPRGGEPSSGPVRRELKQFLGWLKKHAYCSNLSFRLYDQWRAWMQKTHKTRNQDEGILPSGRRGTTRAWLPLCLQVLPDKL, encoded by the exons ACATGGCTGTCATCAGCCCCCAGGACCCCACGCTCCTCATCGGCTCCTCCCTGCAGGCCACATGCTCAGTGCATGGGGACCCGCCAGGCACCACCGCCGAGGGCCTCTACTGGACCCTCAACGGGCGCCGCCTAGCCCCCGAGCTCTCCCGTGTGCTCAACACGTCCACCCTGGCCCTCGCCCTGGCCAACCTCAACGGATCCAGGCAGCAGTCTGGCGACAACCTCGTGTGTCATGCTCGCGACGGCAGCATCCTGGCGGGCTCCTGCCTCTATGTTGGCT TGCCCCCAGAGAAACCCTTCAACATCAGCTGCTGGTCCAAGAACATGAAGGACCTGACATGCCGCTGGACGCCGGGGGCCCACGGGGAAACCTTCCTCCACACCAACTACTCCCTCAAGTACAAGCTGAG GTGGTACGGGCAGGACAACACGTGTGAGGAGTACCACACGGTGGGACCTCATTCCTGCCATATCCCCAAGGACCTGGCTCTCTTTACCCCCTATGAGATCTGGGTAGAGGCCACCAACCGGCTGGGCTCTGCTCGCTCCGATGTGCTCACACTGGATATCCTGGATGTGG TGACCACCGATCCCCCACCCGATGTGCACGTGAGCCGTGTCGGGGGCCTGGAGGACCAGCTGAGTGTGCGCTGGGTTTCCCCACCGGCCCTCAAGGACTTCCTCTTCCAAGCCAAGTACCAAATCCGCTACCGAGTGGAGGACAGCGTGGATTGGAAG GTGGTGGACGATGTCAGCAACCAGACCTCGTGCCGCCTGGCCGGCCTGAAGCCAGGCACAGTCTACTTCGTGCAGGTGCGTTGCAATCCCTTCGGGATCTACGGCTCCAAGAAGGCAGGGATCTGGAGTGAGTGGAGCCACCCCACGGCCGCCTCCACCCCTCGTAGTG agcgcccgggcccgggcggcGGGGCGTGCGAGCCGAGGGGCGGCGAGCCGAGCTCGGGGCCGGTGCGGCGCGAGCTCAAGCAGTTCCTGGGCTGGCTCAAGAAGCACGCCTACTGCTCGAACCTGAGCTTCCGCCTCTACGACCAGTGGCGAGCCTGGATGCAGAAGACACACAAGACCCGCAACCAG GACGAGGGGATCCTGCCCTCGGGCAGACGGGGCACGACGAGAG CTtggcttcccctctgcctgcaggtCCTGCCAGATAAGCTCTAG
- the CRLF1 gene encoding cytokine receptor-like factor 1 isoform X3 yields the protein MPAGRPGPAAQPARRPPPLLPLLLLCVLGAPRAGSGAHMAVISPQDPTLLIGSSLQATCSVHGDPPGTTAEGLYWTLNGRRLAPELSRVLNTSTLALALANLNGSRQQSGDNLVCHARDGSILAGSCLYVGLPPEKPFNISCWSKNMKDLTCRWTPGAHGETFLHTNYSLKYKLRWYGQDNTCEEYHTVGPHSCHIPKDLALFTPYEIWVEATNRLGSARSDVLTLDILDVVTTDPPPDVHVSRVGGLEDQLSVRWVSPPALKDFLFQAKYQIRYRVEDSVDWKVVDDVSNQTSCRLAGLKPGTVYFVQVRCNPFGIYGSKKAGIWSEWSHPTAASTPRSERPGPGGGACEPRGGEPSSGPVRRELKQFLGWLKKHAYCSNLSFRLYDQWRAWMQKTHKTRNQHRTRGSCPRADGARREVLPDKL from the exons ACATGGCTGTCATCAGCCCCCAGGACCCCACGCTCCTCATCGGCTCCTCCCTGCAGGCCACATGCTCAGTGCATGGGGACCCGCCAGGCACCACCGCCGAGGGCCTCTACTGGACCCTCAACGGGCGCCGCCTAGCCCCCGAGCTCTCCCGTGTGCTCAACACGTCCACCCTGGCCCTCGCCCTGGCCAACCTCAACGGATCCAGGCAGCAGTCTGGCGACAACCTCGTGTGTCATGCTCGCGACGGCAGCATCCTGGCGGGCTCCTGCCTCTATGTTGGCT TGCCCCCAGAGAAACCCTTCAACATCAGCTGCTGGTCCAAGAACATGAAGGACCTGACATGCCGCTGGACGCCGGGGGCCCACGGGGAAACCTTCCTCCACACCAACTACTCCCTCAAGTACAAGCTGAG GTGGTACGGGCAGGACAACACGTGTGAGGAGTACCACACGGTGGGACCTCATTCCTGCCATATCCCCAAGGACCTGGCTCTCTTTACCCCCTATGAGATCTGGGTAGAGGCCACCAACCGGCTGGGCTCTGCTCGCTCCGATGTGCTCACACTGGATATCCTGGATGTGG TGACCACCGATCCCCCACCCGATGTGCACGTGAGCCGTGTCGGGGGCCTGGAGGACCAGCTGAGTGTGCGCTGGGTTTCCCCACCGGCCCTCAAGGACTTCCTCTTCCAAGCCAAGTACCAAATCCGCTACCGAGTGGAGGACAGCGTGGATTGGAAG GTGGTGGACGATGTCAGCAACCAGACCTCGTGCCGCCTGGCCGGCCTGAAGCCAGGCACAGTCTACTTCGTGCAGGTGCGTTGCAATCCCTTCGGGATCTACGGCTCCAAGAAGGCAGGGATCTGGAGTGAGTGGAGCCACCCCACGGCCGCCTCCACCCCTCGTAGTG agcgcccgggcccgggcggcGGGGCGTGCGAGCCGAGGGGCGGCGAGCCGAGCTCGGGGCCGGTGCGGCGCGAGCTCAAGCAGTTCCTGGGCTGGCTCAAGAAGCACGCCTACTGCTCGAACCTGAGCTTCCGCCTCTACGACCAGTGGCGAGCCTGGATGCAGAAGACACACAAGACCCGCAACCAG CACAGGACGAGGGGATCCTGCCCTCGGGCAGACGGGGCACGACGAGAG gtCCTGCCAGATAAGCTCTAG
- the CRLF1 gene encoding cytokine receptor-like factor 1 isoform X4, translated as MPAGRPGPAAQPARRPPPLLPLLLLCVLGAPRAGSGAHMAVISPQDPTLLIGSSLQATCSVHGDPPGTTAEGLYWTLNGRRLAPELSRVLNTSTLALALANLNGSRQQSGDNLVCHARDGSILAGSCLYVGLPPEKPFNISCWSKNMKDLTCRWTPGAHGETFLHTNYSLKYKLRWYGQDNTCEEYHTVGPHSCHIPKDLALFTPYEIWVEATNRLGSARSDVLTLDILDVVTTDPPPDVHVSRVGGLEDQLSVRWVSPPALKDFLFQAKYQIRYRVEDSVDWKVVDDVSNQTSCRLAGLKPGTVYFVQVRCNPFGIYGSKKAGIWSEWSHPTAASTPRSERPGPGGGACEPRGGEPSSGPVRRELKQFLGWLKKHAYCSNLSFRLYDQWRAWMQKTHKTRNQDEGILPSGRRGTTRGPAR; from the exons ACATGGCTGTCATCAGCCCCCAGGACCCCACGCTCCTCATCGGCTCCTCCCTGCAGGCCACATGCTCAGTGCATGGGGACCCGCCAGGCACCACCGCCGAGGGCCTCTACTGGACCCTCAACGGGCGCCGCCTAGCCCCCGAGCTCTCCCGTGTGCTCAACACGTCCACCCTGGCCCTCGCCCTGGCCAACCTCAACGGATCCAGGCAGCAGTCTGGCGACAACCTCGTGTGTCATGCTCGCGACGGCAGCATCCTGGCGGGCTCCTGCCTCTATGTTGGCT TGCCCCCAGAGAAACCCTTCAACATCAGCTGCTGGTCCAAGAACATGAAGGACCTGACATGCCGCTGGACGCCGGGGGCCCACGGGGAAACCTTCCTCCACACCAACTACTCCCTCAAGTACAAGCTGAG GTGGTACGGGCAGGACAACACGTGTGAGGAGTACCACACGGTGGGACCTCATTCCTGCCATATCCCCAAGGACCTGGCTCTCTTTACCCCCTATGAGATCTGGGTAGAGGCCACCAACCGGCTGGGCTCTGCTCGCTCCGATGTGCTCACACTGGATATCCTGGATGTGG TGACCACCGATCCCCCACCCGATGTGCACGTGAGCCGTGTCGGGGGCCTGGAGGACCAGCTGAGTGTGCGCTGGGTTTCCCCACCGGCCCTCAAGGACTTCCTCTTCCAAGCCAAGTACCAAATCCGCTACCGAGTGGAGGACAGCGTGGATTGGAAG GTGGTGGACGATGTCAGCAACCAGACCTCGTGCCGCCTGGCCGGCCTGAAGCCAGGCACAGTCTACTTCGTGCAGGTGCGTTGCAATCCCTTCGGGATCTACGGCTCCAAGAAGGCAGGGATCTGGAGTGAGTGGAGCCACCCCACGGCCGCCTCCACCCCTCGTAGTG agcgcccgggcccgggcggcGGGGCGTGCGAGCCGAGGGGCGGCGAGCCGAGCTCGGGGCCGGTGCGGCGCGAGCTCAAGCAGTTCCTGGGCTGGCTCAAGAAGCACGCCTACTGCTCGAACCTGAGCTTCCGCCTCTACGACCAGTGGCGAGCCTGGATGCAGAAGACACACAAGACCCGCAACCAG GACGAGGGGATCCTGCCCTCGGGCAGACGGGGCACGACGAGAG gtCCTGCCAGATAA
- the CRLF1 gene encoding cytokine receptor-like factor 1 isoform X5, translating into MPAGRPGPAAQPARRPPPLLPLLLLCVLGAPRAGSGAHMAVISPQDPTLLIGSSLQATCSVHGDPPGTTAEGLYWTLNGRRLAPELSRVLNTSTLALALANLNGSRQQSGDNLVCHARDGSILAGSCLYVGLPPEKPFNISCWSKNMKDLTCRWTPGAHGETFLHTNYSLKYKLRWYGQDNTCEEYHTVGPHSCHIPKDLALFTPYEIWVEATNRLGSARSDVLTLDILDVVTTDPPPDVHVSRVGGLEDQLSVRWVSPPALKDFLFQAKYQIRYRVEDSVDWKVVDDVSNQTSCRLAGLKPGTVYFVQVRCNPFGIYGSKKAGIWSEWSHPTAASTPRSERPGPGGGACEPRGGEPSSGPVRRELKQFLGWLKKHAYCSNLSFRLYDQWRAWMQKTHKTRNQDEGILPSGRRGTTRG; encoded by the exons ACATGGCTGTCATCAGCCCCCAGGACCCCACGCTCCTCATCGGCTCCTCCCTGCAGGCCACATGCTCAGTGCATGGGGACCCGCCAGGCACCACCGCCGAGGGCCTCTACTGGACCCTCAACGGGCGCCGCCTAGCCCCCGAGCTCTCCCGTGTGCTCAACACGTCCACCCTGGCCCTCGCCCTGGCCAACCTCAACGGATCCAGGCAGCAGTCTGGCGACAACCTCGTGTGTCATGCTCGCGACGGCAGCATCCTGGCGGGCTCCTGCCTCTATGTTGGCT TGCCCCCAGAGAAACCCTTCAACATCAGCTGCTGGTCCAAGAACATGAAGGACCTGACATGCCGCTGGACGCCGGGGGCCCACGGGGAAACCTTCCTCCACACCAACTACTCCCTCAAGTACAAGCTGAG GTGGTACGGGCAGGACAACACGTGTGAGGAGTACCACACGGTGGGACCTCATTCCTGCCATATCCCCAAGGACCTGGCTCTCTTTACCCCCTATGAGATCTGGGTAGAGGCCACCAACCGGCTGGGCTCTGCTCGCTCCGATGTGCTCACACTGGATATCCTGGATGTGG TGACCACCGATCCCCCACCCGATGTGCACGTGAGCCGTGTCGGGGGCCTGGAGGACCAGCTGAGTGTGCGCTGGGTTTCCCCACCGGCCCTCAAGGACTTCCTCTTCCAAGCCAAGTACCAAATCCGCTACCGAGTGGAGGACAGCGTGGATTGGAAG GTGGTGGACGATGTCAGCAACCAGACCTCGTGCCGCCTGGCCGGCCTGAAGCCAGGCACAGTCTACTTCGTGCAGGTGCGTTGCAATCCCTTCGGGATCTACGGCTCCAAGAAGGCAGGGATCTGGAGTGAGTGGAGCCACCCCACGGCCGCCTCCACCCCTCGTAGTG agcgcccgggcccgggcggcGGGGCGTGCGAGCCGAGGGGCGGCGAGCCGAGCTCGGGGCCGGTGCGGCGCGAGCTCAAGCAGTTCCTGGGCTGGCTCAAGAAGCACGCCTACTGCTCGAACCTGAGCTTCCGCCTCTACGACCAGTGGCGAGCCTGGATGCAGAAGACACACAAGACCCGCAACCAG GACGAGGGGATCCTGCCCTCGGGCAGACGGGGCACGACGAGAG